The following DNA comes from Ornithobacterium rhinotracheale DSM 15997.
GTAGCGATTTAATAGGATATCACAAATCTTGTAAAAATGTAGGTACTATCACTTATAATCAAAAGGATAATAATTTCTATGGTTGTACCTCAAGGGGGTGGGAGCAATTGAATGTAAATTAATACGATAGGAAATTAATATAGCCGTAAAAAATACAGAAAAATGAGTATCAAATACAAAGTAATCGAGAGAGGAGAGCCAGGTGTAAAGGGCGGTGGTACTAAGAAATACTACGCCTCACCCAATATGAGCGGAGAGCTAAGCCTCGAGGGGCTTACCAAAGCCATTGAGAAGATTAGCACGGTGAGCGGTGCAGACATTCGCGCGGTGCTGTATGCCTTAGTAGATGTGATGGATGGCGCTTTAGCCGAAGGGCAAATCGTCCGTTTGGGCGAGCTGGGGAGCCTGCGCACAAGTTTTAGTAGCGAGGGCAAGTCCAAAGCCGAGGAGGTAAACGCCACAAGCATCAAGAACCCCAAAGTGATTTTTACCCCAGGCAAAAACATTAAAAAGACACTCGCTAGCCTCACCTACGAGAAGCTCTAAAAACTTATAGCTATAAAATAAATTTTTATAGCTATAAAAATAAATCCTATGCTTATAAAATTACAAACTTATAGGCATAGGATTTTTTTTAATATGAAAATTAATCATCCAAGTAATTTTTTAATGCCAAAAGCTCTGCTTTTATTTTTTCAAGTCTAAAGATAATAGAGGTTTCTTCCTCAACTTTTTCCTTGTTCTCTAAGGCGATTTTAGCCCCCTCGAGCGTGTAGCCTTTTTCTTTGACTAAATGATAAATGACTTTTAAATTTTGAATATCCTCTGGTGTGAAGTAGCGATTGCCCTTCCGATTTTTTTTCGGTTTTAAAATATCAAATTCTTTTTCCCAAAACCTTAATAGCGAAGCATTCACACCGAAGGCTTCAGCAACTTCGCTGATTTTGTAATACAATTTCTCGGGAAGTTCAATATTCATTCTTTGGCTTAATCTAGAGAGATATTCATTTGTCTGGAAGCTTTATAGAGCTCGTTAAATTCATCTGGACTCACCTCTTGATTAAAGAAGTGAATAGGGTCTACGCGTTCCCCATTTTTATGCACTTCGTAGTGCAAGTGCGGCCCCGAAGAAAGTCCTGTGCTACCCACAAAACCCACGACATCCCCTCTTTTCACCTTTTGCCCTGCTTGAGCTTTGATGCGGCTCATGTGTCCATAAACAGTTTCATAACCATAGCCGTGGTCTATAACAACCACATTCCCATAGCCTCCCGACACGCCAGCTTGTTTCACCGTGCCATCGCCTGTGGCATAAATCGGAGTTCCAGGGCTTGCTGCAAAATCTACTCCCCAGTGCATTTTTCCGATTTTCAAAATAGGGTGAAGGCGCATGCCGTAGCCAGATGCGATGTGTTTTAAATCTTTGTTTGCAATGGGTTGAATGGCTGGTAAATGACGAAACATTTCATCTTTCTTTTTTGCAGATTTCACAATTTCGTCAAGGGATTTTGATTGAACGACCAATCTTTTATTAATGATGTCTAAGTTTTTGCTAGTTTCTTTGACCAATTCTCCATAAGTGAGCGAAGAGAAATCAGCGTAGCGATCTACACCTCCAAAACCTGCTCTTCTAATGTCTTTATCAATCGGAGCAAGTTCAAAAAACGAACGATACACATATTCGTCACGGTTTTCAAGATCTTCGAGTACTTTTTGAGTTTGTTTAAATTTTTTATTTAAAACTTTGTATTGTAGCTCCATTTTTTCGAGCTCGTTTGCCAATTTAGCCTGATTTGCATTTTTGGGTTGAATCAAATAATGGTAGCCCAAGAAAATTCCAATACCAGAGAAAAATAAAGTAAGAAATATAACAGAAAATATTAATTTTGTTTTGCTTGATTTTTTAGATTCTACTGGGATGTATTCTCCCTTTTCAGAATCGTAATAAAAATGTTTTTTACTCATGGTAATATCAATTTATTGTAGTGAATTGCTATCTTTGCAACCGCACATTTAACAAAGGAAAGATTTTTAATCTGCAAACCGAGTTAAAGAACTCTTAAAGCGTAATAAATAGAATTTTAAAATGATGAAATCTAACGAAATAAGAAGCAAGTTTTTAGACTTCTTCGCCTCAAAAAAACACGAAATTGTACCTTCCGCTCCGATTGTTTTAAAAGACGATCCTACCCTTATGTTTACCAATGCGGGAATGAACCAATTTAAAGATTTTTTTCTCGGTCATCAGCAGTCAAAATATCTGCGCATTGCCGATACGCAAAAATGTTTGCGTGTTTCTGGTAAGCACAATGATTTAGACGATGTAGGGAAAGACACCTATCACCACACCATGTTTGAGATGTTAGGAAACTGGTCTTTTGGGGATTATTTTAAAAAAGAAGCCATCGCGTGGGCTTGGGAATTGCTTACCGAAGTTTACAAAATCGATAAAAATCAGATTTATGTTACCGTTTTTGAAGGAGACAAAGAAGATGGCACCCCCTTTGACCAAGAGGCCTACGATTGTTGGAAAGAACATATAGATTCAGCTAGAATTTTAAACGGAAATAAGAAAGATAATTTCTGGGAAATGGGAGCAAGTGGCCCATGTGGCCCGTGTTCAGAAATCCATGTAGACATTCGCCCGCTGGAAGAAAGACAAAAAGTAGATGGGAAAACTTTAGTAAATAAAGATCACCCGCAAGTTATCGAAGTTTGGAATTTGGTATTTATGGAATTTAACCGTAAAGCCGATGGTAAATTAGAAAAATTACCAGCCAAAAATGTGGACACAGGAATGGGCTTTGAGCGTCTTTGTATGATTTTACAAGGCAAAACTTCTAACTACGATACCGATATTTTTGCTGGCTTAATTAAGCAGTTAGAGCAAATTTCTGGTGTAAAATATGGTCAAGATGAAAAAACAGACATTGCAATTCGCGTGATTGTAGACCATGTGCGTGCAGTTTCATTTGCTATTGCAGACGGGCAATTGCCGTCTAACAACGGGGCAGGGTATGTAATTCGCAGAATTTTGCGCCGTGCGATTCGTTATGGTTTCACTTTCCTAAATCTTAAAACTGAATTTATTTATAAATTAGTTAATACGCTAAAAGATGAAATGGGCGAAGCCTTTCCAGAATTGGAAAAACAATACGATGTCATCAAAAATGTAATTAAAGAAGAAGAAAGCTCGTTTCTTAAAACTTTGGACAATGGGCTATTGATTCTTGATTCGATGATTGCCAGCGTAAAAGACAATAAATTAAGCGGAGCTAAAGCCTTTGAATTATATGATACCTACGGATTTCCGTTTGATTTAACTCAGCTGATAGTTGCCGAAAAAGGAATTTCTGTGGACGAAGCGGAATTCGAGAAAGAATTGGCAAAACAAAAGCAGCGTTCCAAAAATGCCGCAAGCCTTAAAACAGATGATTGGGTGGTGCTTTCAGACGAAGAAGAGCAAGCTTTTGTAGGGTACGACAGTACAGAAGTAGAAGTGAAAATCGTAAAATACCGCAAAGTAGAAAGCAACAAAAAAACATTTTATCAATTAGTGTTCAATGTTACGCCATTCTATGCAGAATCGGGCGGACAGGTGGGCGATAAGGGAACGCTAATTGCTAGCAATGGAGAGCGAGTAAACATTATCGATACCAAAAAAGAAAACAATCTTAGCGTGCATGTCGCGGAAGAGCTTCCAGCCGATGTAAATGCACAGTTTAAGGCTGTTGTGGCAAAAGATTTACGCCAAAACACCATGGCAAATCACTCAGCTACACACTTGCTGCATCAAGCCTTACGCCAAATTTTGGGCACGCATGTAGAGCAAAAAGGCTCTAAAGTAGATGCCAAAAACTTGCGTTTTGACTTCTCGCACTTTAAGAAATTATCGCCAGAAGAAATTTTGGAGGTAGAACAATTTGTAAACGAAAAAATCAAAGAAAAAATTGCGTTGCAAGAGTTCAGAAGTATTCCAAAAGAAGAAGCTTTGGCTAAAGGTGCGATGGCACTTTTTGGCGAAAAATATGGCGACAAGGTTCGTTTGATTCAGTTTGGCGAGAGCAAAGAGCTTTGTGGTGGAACACATGTGCCAAACACAGCAGATATTTGGTATTTTAAAATCGTGAACGAATCAGCGGTGGCTGCGGGAATCCGTAGAATCGAAGCTATCACAGGAGCCGAAGCACTTGAATATTTTAAAACCAATGAGGAAGAATTACGCCAAATTCAATCTCAATTAAATGTAAATAAAGAGCCGATGAAAGCGGTAGTTTCGTTACAAACCGAGAACGAAAAACTAAAAGCTGAAATCGAGCAATTAAAACGCGAGCAAGCCAAAGGCGTGAAACAGGAATGGAAAAATAAAATCGAAATCATAAATGGTGTAAATGCGATTTTTGCCCGTGCAGAGATGGACAATGCTAGCATCAAAGATTTACTTTTTCAGTTAAAATCTGAAGTAGAAAACGCTTTTATCGTTGTGGCAAATCTTTACGAAGGAAAAGCTACAATTTCTGTGGGGATCAGCGATGAATTGGCCAAAGAAAAAGGACTGCACGCAGGAAACTTGGTGCGCGAATGGGCGAAAGAAATCCATGGCGGCGGTGGCGGACAGCCTACTTTTGCTACGGCAGGAGGTAAATTGCCCGAAGGTCTAGATAAAGTCTTGGTTTTAGCTAAAGAAAAAATTCAGAATTTGTGATATTTTGCTGATTTGATGTTTTTATTTAGCTATTAAATTAATTGAAGAAAACTTTAAAAATAATCATTATAAGCTCTGCCCTGTTGTTGGGTGGAGCTTTGTTATTTATTTACAGCAATTACAATCCGTCAAAATTTGATTTTTTTCCGCAATGTCCGAGCTATACATGCTTTCATTTGTATTGTCCAGGTTGCGGTGCACAAAGAGCGATTTTTCAATTATTAAACTTTAATTTTAAAGAAGCTTTTTCATACAATCCGCTGATGGTAATTCTCTTGCCTTTAGTGGCTTATGCGGCTGTTTTAAAGGTTTTAAATTTTATTTTAGGCACCCATTATCGTATAAAATTATTCAATAATTCTATTTTTATCAAAGCCCTTTTGGTCTTGGTTTTAATCTATTTTATGGCAAGAAATGTAGAAATTCCAGGTTTTGAGTTTTTGCGTCCGCCACAATAATGATGGTTGAATTTTGTTTTTCAAACATAAAGTCATATCTTAGATAAATCGAATCTTTAAAATAGATAAAAAATGATAAAAGCATCAGAATTACCATTAAACCCCGACGGGGGCGTATATCACCTAAATTTATTACCAGAAGATATTGCCGATACCATCATTTTGGTAGGCGATCCAGAGCGAGTGGCACGAGTTTCTAAATTCTTTGATGAGGTAGAAATTCAAAAACACAAACGCGAATTTGTTACGCATACAGGAACCAAAAACGGAAAAAGATTAACGGTGCTATCCTCTGGGATTGGGACAGATAATATTGATATTGTTGTAAACGAGCTCGATGCACTTGTTAATGTAGATTTGAAAACAAGAGAAATCAAAGAGAATAAAAAATCTTTGCGTTTAGTGCGTTTCGGAACATCAGGAACCGTGAATCCGTCGATTAAAGCAGGTGATTTTGTAGCGTCTCGTTACACTGCAGGATTCGATGGGTTGATGAATTTTTATCCACAACACCAAAATTCACAATTTCAGGAGAAATTTTTAAAAGATTTTAAATACGATAGCATTCGCCCGATGGTCTACACTTCGGAATGCGATGCCGATTTGCTCGAGTTGTTTAGAGATCATGTAGTGGTGGGCAATACGGGCTCAATGTCTGGATTCTACGGCCCTCAAGGACGCCAAGTGCGATTGCAATCGCTGGACAATGATTTTCTAGACCATTTGCACGCGTGTGGATTAGATAATTTCGAAATGGAAACCTCAGCCATCTATTCATTTGCCAAAATGCTAGGACATCATGCCTTGTCGCTCAATTGCATTATTGCCAACCGCACCACAGGCGAATTTTTGGAAAGTTACAAAGAATCTGTAGACCAAATGATTGAACTTGGTTTAAACATTTTGACTAAATAAATTAAACATTAAAAAATATGAAATCGCAGGGATTTTGCTCTGCGATTTTTTTTGGACTAAAAACTCCGATTTGTGATTTGAGCAAAACTTTTGTAATTTTGCCGTCCCATGCAAAAGTTTTTGGCACTAATATTCTCAATTTTAATCGTTTTTGCTCCAATGGAAATTTGGGGGCAGGCGGGGAATATTTCGCCTAATCATCATAGCCAAAAAACGATGAGTTGTTGTGCTATGAAGCAACACACCAACCAAAAATCTTCTACCAAAGAAACTAAAAAATGTTGCGATACCAGCAAGAAATGCAACAACGATTGTGGCAAAAAGGCTTGCACGAGCCATGTGCCTACGGTTTCTTTTAAAAAATCAGAAAATCATTTTAAAGGATTTTTGCCTAAAATTCAAGAGGGCAAAAACAAACATTTCATGTACCAAGATTTGAGCGTACAGCAACTTTGCTACGCCATTTGGCAACCGCCTAAAATTAAATAAATCATATTTTCAAATATTTTTTTTCGATGATTAAAAATCATTGAAAATATCATTTCTTTCCCGTTTCTGGGAAGGAGCAAAAGCATTTATTTAATTTTAAAAAATCGAAGAATGAAATATATTTTTTCAATCCTTGTGTGCCTATTTTTGGTGGGCGTTCAGGCACAAGAAAATCCATTTATTACCAAAGAAATAAAAGTCCGTGGAAATTGCGGACAATGTAAAACCCGAATAGAAAAAGCCATTCAACAAGACGGCGTATCTTACGGAACTTGGGATGTGCAATCAAAAGTTTTGACTTTGCACTTTAATCCCCAAAAAACAAGTGTGGAGCAAGTTATGAAAAAGGTGGCAGATGCGGGACACGACAACGAATATTTTAAAGCCAAAGATTCATCTTACGATGGCATCACGGCTTGTTGCAAATACGACCGAGAAATCCCTTGGGAGAAAATTGCCGAAGCCACCACCATGCACCATGGTATGAATATGCACCATGGCGAGCACCCTAAAGAGATGGTTTTTCCTTATGAGAAAAACGACCCAAATCAAGAAATTGCGCTGCAATCGGTAACGGCAAATGCCAATACTGCTACCACCAAAATCAATAAAAATGCAGCAGGACTTACTTTTGATATTTCTAAAAAAGAATTGATGAAAGCCGCTTGTTGCAATCTTTCTGAAAGTTTTGAAACCAACGCAACGGTGGATGTGGCGTATCCCGATGCCGTAACGGGTGCCAAGCAGATTAAAATGCTTGGGCTAGATCAAAAATACACGCTTTTAAGTTCAGAATTAATTCCAGATTTGCGTGGTTTGTCGGGCGCATATGGTTTAAATTTTATTCCAGGAAGATGGATTCAGGGCATTCAGCTTACTAAGGGGGGAAGCTCCGTAGTGCATGGCTACGAATCTATCACGGGGCAAATCAATACCGAATGGTACAAAGGCATCAAAAAACAAAATAATTTGAATTTTTATGCCAATTCTATGGGGCGCGTAGAAGGAAATGTGGTGCATTCTGCCTCTTTGAACGATAAATGGGGGCAAGCGGTTTTATTGCATGCTAGTGCGGTAATAAATGCGCAAGACCATAACGACGATACTTTTATGGATGTTCCGCTAGGCAAGCAGCTCAATATGGCGTATTTGCTACATTACGATGATTTGATGAATAGTGGCTGGGGTAATAATTTAGGTATCAATTTAGTGTCGCTTAACAATTCGGGCGGACAAATGGCGGGTGCCGTTCCCAATCCTTACGAAGCCAATACAGATATTACTAATTTTAAAATTTGGGATAAATTAGGCTTTGTTTTTCCGAAAAATCCGTACAAAAGTATTGGGTTTATGCAGAAATTTAATTATTACGAACAAAAAAGTGCTTGGGGGCTAAATGATTACAATGGTGTGGAGAAATCCTATTATGCCAATTTAATTTACGAAAGTCCGTTAAGTCGTTCGCGCGAGCATACCTACAAAATGGGAGCAAGTTTTTTGTACGATGCGTTTAATGAAAACTATCAAAATACGAATTTTGAACGCACGGAAACCGCTCCAGGAATCTTTGCAGAATATAGCTACAACGCGGCACCTTGGACATTGGTGGCGGGGGCGCGTGTGGATTTTCATAATTTGGCGGGAACGCAATTTTCTCCAAGATTGAATGTAAAATACCAGCCTTTGCGAAATACCACATTCCGAGCATCGGCAGGGCGAGGTTTTAGAACAGCGAATATTTTTGCCGAAAATTTAAAATATTTGGTTTCAAATCGTAGGGTGAATATTCTGGACAAATCGGGCGATGTGTATGAATTGTCGCCAGAAGAAGCTTGGAATTATGGCGTGAGCCTTCAGCAGGATTTTAAAATTTTTAATCAAAAAAATACGATTTTGCTTGATTTTTTTGCCACCGATTTTCAAAATCAGATTATTCCCGATTTAGATGAATCTACGCATCAAATCAATTTTTATAATATCAAAAAATCCAGAGCCAATACTTGGCAAGTGCAGTGGGATTCGCATTTGGCAAAAGGTTTGGATTTACGAGTGGCGTACAAATATTATGATACCAAAGCCGATTATAAATCAGGCGAAAAATCGCTTATTTTCACACCCAAAGAAAGAGCTTTTGCCAATATTTCTTACGAGAGAAAAATACGCGAAGGTAAAGATCGATGGAGTACCGATGCTACTTTGCAGTGGATAGGCAAGCAACGCCTGCCCGATAGTGGTATGAATCCCGAAGCGTATCGCTGGAAGAGCGAAAGTCCTAGCTATTTCTTGCTGAATGCACAAGTGGCATATGATTTTGGGAAGAAAGCACGCCTTTATCTAGGCGGAGAAAATTTGCTAAATTATACGCAAAATCAGCCAATCATCGCGCAAGATGCTCCGTTTGGAGATTTCTTTGACGCAGGTATGATTTACGCACCGATTACCAAAGCTAATTTCTATTTTGGTTTAGATTTTAATTTTTAAGTTTAAAGTTTTTTGCATGAAAAAATCCCCGACCGCTTTGGCGGTCGGGGATTTTAAATTTAATTTAAAAAATATGAATTTTAATGATTTTGTTGTTTGTAATGCACTTTTGGCAATGCTCTCAATCGGTCTGCCGCTTGTTCGGCAGTAAGGTCACGCTGAGATTCTGCCATCATTTCGTAGCCCACCATAAATT
Coding sequences within:
- a CDS encoding HU family DNA-binding protein; amino-acid sequence: MSIKYKVIERGEPGVKGGGTKKYYASPNMSGELSLEGLTKAIEKISTVSGADIRAVLYALVDVMDGALAEGQIVRLGELGSLRTSFSSEGKSKAEEVNATSIKNPKVIFTPGKNIKKTLASLTYEKL
- a CDS encoding MerR family transcriptional regulator, producing the protein MNIELPEKLYYKISEVAEAFGVNASLLRFWEKEFDILKPKKNRKGNRYFTPEDIQNLKVIYHLVKEKGYTLEGAKIALENKEKVEEETSIIFRLEKIKAELLALKNYLDD
- a CDS encoding M23 family metallopeptidase, with protein sequence MSKKHFYYDSEKGEYIPVESKKSSKTKLIFSVIFLTLFFSGIGIFLGYHYLIQPKNANQAKLANELEKMELQYKVLNKKFKQTQKVLEDLENRDEYVYRSFFELAPIDKDIRRAGFGGVDRYADFSSLTYGELVKETSKNLDIINKRLVVQSKSLDEIVKSAKKKDEMFRHLPAIQPIANKDLKHIASGYGMRLHPILKIGKMHWGVDFAASPGTPIYATGDGTVKQAGVSGGYGNVVVIDHGYGYETVYGHMSRIKAQAGQKVKRGDVVGFVGSTGLSSGPHLHYEVHKNGERVDPIHFFNQEVSPDEFNELYKASRQMNISLD
- the alaS gene encoding alanine--tRNA ligase, producing the protein MKSNEIRSKFLDFFASKKHEIVPSAPIVLKDDPTLMFTNAGMNQFKDFFLGHQQSKYLRIADTQKCLRVSGKHNDLDDVGKDTYHHTMFEMLGNWSFGDYFKKEAIAWAWELLTEVYKIDKNQIYVTVFEGDKEDGTPFDQEAYDCWKEHIDSARILNGNKKDNFWEMGASGPCGPCSEIHVDIRPLEERQKVDGKTLVNKDHPQVIEVWNLVFMEFNRKADGKLEKLPAKNVDTGMGFERLCMILQGKTSNYDTDIFAGLIKQLEQISGVKYGQDEKTDIAIRVIVDHVRAVSFAIADGQLPSNNGAGYVIRRILRRAIRYGFTFLNLKTEFIYKLVNTLKDEMGEAFPELEKQYDVIKNVIKEEESSFLKTLDNGLLILDSMIASVKDNKLSGAKAFELYDTYGFPFDLTQLIVAEKGISVDEAEFEKELAKQKQRSKNAASLKTDDWVVLSDEEEQAFVGYDSTEVEVKIVKYRKVESNKKTFYQLVFNVTPFYAESGGQVGDKGTLIASNGERVNIIDTKKENNLSVHVAEELPADVNAQFKAVVAKDLRQNTMANHSATHLLHQALRQILGTHVEQKGSKVDAKNLRFDFSHFKKLSPEEILEVEQFVNEKIKEKIALQEFRSIPKEEALAKGAMALFGEKYGDKVRLIQFGESKELCGGTHVPNTADIWYFKIVNESAVAAGIRRIEAITGAEALEYFKTNEEELRQIQSQLNVNKEPMKAVVSLQTENEKLKAEIEQLKREQAKGVKQEWKNKIEIINGVNAIFARAEMDNASIKDLLFQLKSEVENAFIVVANLYEGKATISVGISDELAKEKGLHAGNLVREWAKEIHGGGGGQPTFATAGGKLPEGLDKVLVLAKEKIQNL
- a CDS encoding DUF2752 domain-containing protein, with amino-acid sequence MKKTLKIIIISSALLLGGALLFIYSNYNPSKFDFFPQCPSYTCFHLYCPGCGAQRAIFQLLNFNFKEAFSYNPLMVILLPLVAYAAVLKVLNFILGTHYRIKLFNNSIFIKALLVLVLIYFMARNVEIPGFEFLRPPQ
- a CDS encoding nucleoside phosphorylase, giving the protein MIKASELPLNPDGGVYHLNLLPEDIADTIILVGDPERVARVSKFFDEVEIQKHKREFVTHTGTKNGKRLTVLSSGIGTDNIDIVVNELDALVNVDLKTREIKENKKSLRLVRFGTSGTVNPSIKAGDFVASRYTAGFDGLMNFYPQHQNSQFQEKFLKDFKYDSIRPMVYTSECDADLLELFRDHVVVGNTGSMSGFYGPQGRQVRLQSLDNDFLDHLHACGLDNFEMETSAIYSFAKMLGHHALSLNCIIANRTTGEFLESYKESVDQMIELGLNILTK
- a CDS encoding TonB-dependent receptor domain-containing protein, whose translation is MKYIFSILVCLFLVGVQAQENPFITKEIKVRGNCGQCKTRIEKAIQQDGVSYGTWDVQSKVLTLHFNPQKTSVEQVMKKVADAGHDNEYFKAKDSSYDGITACCKYDREIPWEKIAEATTMHHGMNMHHGEHPKEMVFPYEKNDPNQEIALQSVTANANTATTKINKNAAGLTFDISKKELMKAACCNLSESFETNATVDVAYPDAVTGAKQIKMLGLDQKYTLLSSELIPDLRGLSGAYGLNFIPGRWIQGIQLTKGGSSVVHGYESITGQINTEWYKGIKKQNNLNFYANSMGRVEGNVVHSASLNDKWGQAVLLHASAVINAQDHNDDTFMDVPLGKQLNMAYLLHYDDLMNSGWGNNLGINLVSLNNSGGQMAGAVPNPYEANTDITNFKIWDKLGFVFPKNPYKSIGFMQKFNYYEQKSAWGLNDYNGVEKSYYANLIYESPLSRSREHTYKMGASFLYDAFNENYQNTNFERTETAPGIFAEYSYNAAPWTLVAGARVDFHNLAGTQFSPRLNVKYQPLRNTTFRASAGRGFRTANIFAENLKYLVSNRRVNILDKSGDVYELSPEEAWNYGVSLQQDFKIFNQKNTILLDFFATDFQNQIIPDLDESTHQINFYNIKKSRANTWQVQWDSHLAKGLDLRVAYKYYDTKADYKSGEKSLIFTPKERAFANISYERKIREGKDRWSTDATLQWIGKQRLPDSGMNPEAYRWKSESPSYFLLNAQVAYDFGKKARLYLGGENLLNYTQNQPIIAQDAPFGDFFDAGMIYAPITKANFYFGLDFNF